Proteins from a genomic interval of Flammeovirgaceae bacterium SG7u.111:
- a CDS encoding LuxR C-terminal-related transcriptional regulator, whose product MGNIGIFREFQKLCEHDRAPNFDLITELVQKGIFLTENQFYYFVDYKYLKIISVSKSIEKVLGISPEEFSIKSHMDSIHPDDIKLVHTIAKRAHDWFLSHTMVSLETVFIFEYRIKHASGQYIKVNRKTIVFDMGLKNTLLMTVGIMTDIDGIKKDNLVRYDVSGSDTKGFNVPEVDKIHRIEVAISDRELEVLLLMTQGLSSKEISEKLSISKVTVDDHRRNMLKKTGMKNSVELIVFGVRNNLI is encoded by the coding sequence ATGGGAAACATCGGAATATTTAGGGAGTTCCAAAAGCTTTGTGAGCACGATAGAGCTCCCAACTTCGACCTTATCACAGAATTAGTACAGAAAGGTATTTTCCTTACTGAAAATCAATTCTATTATTTTGTTGATTACAAATACCTGAAAATCATTTCCGTATCAAAGAGTATCGAAAAAGTACTAGGCATCAGTCCAGAAGAATTTTCGATTAAAAGCCATATGGACTCCATTCATCCAGATGACATAAAACTTGTACATACTATTGCCAAAAGGGCACATGATTGGTTTCTTTCACATACGATGGTTTCTTTGGAAACCGTGTTCATATTTGAATATAGAATAAAGCACGCTTCAGGACAGTACATTAAGGTCAATAGGAAAACTATTGTTTTTGATATGGGATTGAAAAACACATTATTGATGACTGTGGGAATTATGACAGATATTGATGGGATTAAGAAAGACAACCTCGTGAGGTATGATGTGAGCGGATCTGATACAAAGGGGTTTAATGTTCCTGAAGTAGACAAAATTCATCGAATAGAAGTAGCTATCAGCGACAGAGAGCTGGAAGTACTTCTGTTAATGACACAAGGCCTCAGCAGCAAGGAAATATCGGAGAAACTATCAATCTCAAAAGTGACGGTGGACGACCATAGGAGAAACATGCTCAAGAAAACTGGTATGAAAAATAGCGTAGAGCTGATCGTTTTTGGCGTACGGAATAATTTGATATGA
- a CDS encoding IS5 family transposase, producing the protein METGYTRLTSRQWQYIKEYLPVERKRKYDLRDVVDSILYCMRSGQQWRSLSGEGRPPWNVVYYYFRKWQGDNTLFRLNAALNQLERKRKGKKATPSMLSIDSQSVKCAPFIGQDTGLDGNKKVNGRKRHVITDTLGLVWGVVATGANEHDGTIGQRVVEPLLGYLHRMEKILADQAYKKKFTGWVEDNIRGVEVEISSCPPTPRGFVPIKWRWVTERTFGTFNFFRRLSKDYEKTTKSQEAWVLWQNCQIILNRIKKMPI; encoded by the coding sequence ATGGAAACAGGATATACCCGCTTGACCTCCCGGCAATGGCAATATATAAAAGAATATCTTCCCGTGGAAAGGAAACGCAAATATGACCTCAGGGACGTGGTGGACTCGATCTTGTACTGCATGCGCAGCGGACAGCAGTGGCGCAGCCTCTCGGGCGAGGGACGCCCTCCTTGGAATGTGGTATACTATTATTTCCGCAAGTGGCAGGGGGACAACACGCTTTTTCGGCTGAACGCGGCACTCAACCAACTAGAGCGCAAGAGGAAGGGCAAGAAGGCGACCCCGAGCATGCTTTCCATTGATAGCCAGTCGGTAAAGTGCGCGCCTTTTATCGGGCAGGACACGGGGCTGGACGGCAACAAGAAGGTGAACGGGAGAAAAAGGCACGTCATCACCGATACGCTCGGGCTGGTATGGGGAGTGGTCGCCACTGGCGCCAACGAGCATGACGGCACGATAGGGCAACGGGTGGTGGAGCCCCTCTTGGGCTACCTGCACAGGATGGAAAAGATCCTGGCAGACCAGGCCTATAAAAAGAAGTTCACCGGATGGGTAGAGGACAACATAAGGGGCGTAGAGGTCGAGATATCCTCTTGTCCCCCAACCCCCAGGGGCTTTGTGCCCATCAAGTGGAGATGGGTCACCGAGAGGACATTCGGCACGTTCAATTTCTTCCGGAGGCTGTCCAAAGACTATGAAAAAACTACCAAAAGCCAAGAAGCTTGGGTTTTATGGCAAAACTGCCAAATAATACTTAATAGGATCAAAAAAATGCCTATTTAA
- the pta gene encoding phosphate acetyltransferase yields the protein MAASIYVTTPEPACGKSLICLGIMDMVLRKTKKVGIFRPIITERSPEKRDKNIDLILRHFDLDLDYEDTFAFRRHEAREMIAQGKQDALLDKIIDKYKKLEQKCDFVLVEGTDFVRERSAFDFNINVEVARNLGCPVLILGSANNRDINDAVSGVQLYLDQFIEKECEIAAVLLNRADPADAHELLMSMREKITLESPVLSVIPDNIVLKSPTMQEVADHLDAEILFGKDQLDRQAFRFSVASMQIQNYLEHLTENCLVITPGDRGDVIMSVLQAHQSTNYPPISGVILTTQYNPPATITRLLDGIPNLVPILSVEMNTFNTASKLGSIHSHIAPENTTKIALSLKIFEKYVDTKALEEKISTIKSRGVTPRMFEYNLVQKAKSSRKHIVLPEGRDLRVLKAAEYILENDIVDLTLLGNEDRIVTTIRQQGLRIDLDRIKIIEPATSPQFEEYTETLLEIRKAKGMTKEQAQDSMCDVSFYGTMMVHKGHADGMVSGAMHTTQHTIRPALQIIKTKKGCSTVSSVFFMCLEDRVLVYGDCAVNPNPNAEQLAEIAISSAETSLAFDVDPKVAMLSYSSGDSGKGAEVDKVREATKIAKERRPDLKIEGPIQYDAAVDKQVGSQKMPGSEVAGQASVLIFPDLNTGNNTYKAVQRETGAIAIGPVLQGLKKPVNDLSRGCTVPDIINTVVITAIQAQSIGEEL from the coding sequence ATGGCGGCATCAATATATGTAACAACCCCAGAACCAGCTTGTGGAAAATCCCTGATTTGCTTGGGGATTATGGATATGGTATTGAGAAAGACTAAAAAAGTAGGGATTTTTAGACCAATCATTACCGAGCGCTCCCCCGAAAAACGAGATAAAAATATTGACTTGATACTTCGGCACTTCGACCTTGACTTGGACTATGAAGATACTTTTGCCTTTCGAAGGCATGAGGCCAGAGAAATGATTGCTCAGGGAAAGCAAGATGCATTGCTCGACAAGATCATAGATAAATACAAAAAACTAGAGCAAAAGTGTGATTTTGTATTGGTAGAAGGGACTGACTTTGTTCGCGAAAGATCTGCTTTTGATTTTAATATAAACGTAGAAGTAGCTCGTAACTTGGGTTGCCCTGTATTGATATTGGGCAGTGCAAATAACCGTGATATAAACGATGCGGTAAGCGGCGTTCAATTATACCTCGATCAGTTTATAGAAAAAGAATGTGAAATAGCAGCTGTGTTGCTTAACCGCGCCGATCCTGCCGATGCGCACGAGTTACTGATGAGCATGAGGGAAAAGATCACTCTAGAAAGCCCCGTGCTTTCTGTCATTCCTGACAATATCGTGCTCAAGAGCCCAACCATGCAAGAGGTAGCCGATCACCTCGATGCAGAAATTCTTTTTGGCAAAGATCAGCTGGATAGACAAGCTTTTCGCTTTTCGGTTGCTTCTATGCAAATCCAAAATTATCTAGAACACCTTACGGAAAATTGCTTGGTAATTACACCAGGTGATAGGGGAGATGTGATAATGAGTGTGTTGCAGGCTCACCAGTCTACCAATTATCCGCCTATTTCGGGGGTAATTCTCACTACTCAGTATAACCCTCCTGCTACTATCACCCGCTTGCTCGACGGTATCCCAAACCTAGTGCCGATCCTGTCAGTGGAGATGAATACGTTCAATACCGCTTCCAAACTAGGCTCTATCCATTCGCATATTGCTCCTGAGAATACGACTAAAATAGCGTTGAGCTTGAAAATATTTGAAAAATATGTAGACACAAAGGCGCTTGAAGAAAAAATAAGTACCATAAAGTCGAGAGGTGTTACTCCAAGGATGTTTGAGTACAATCTGGTGCAGAAGGCAAAAAGCTCTCGAAAACATATCGTATTGCCAGAAGGTCGTGATTTGAGGGTACTGAAAGCCGCTGAATATATCTTAGAAAACGATATTGTAGACCTTACGCTTTTGGGTAACGAAGATCGAATTGTGACCACTATTCGCCAACAGGGCTTGCGCATCGACCTGGACAGAATTAAGATAATTGAACCGGCGACTTCTCCGCAGTTTGAAGAATACACCGAGACTCTCTTAGAGATTAGAAAAGCGAAAGGTATGACTAAGGAGCAAGCGCAAGACTCTATGTGTGATGTTTCGTTTTATGGAACTATGATGGTGCACAAAGGTCATGCAGATGGTATGGTTTCTGGCGCAATGCATACCACCCAGCATACCATTCGCCCAGCATTGCAAATTATCAAAACCAAAAAAGGCTGCAGCACTGTTTCTTCAGTATTTTTTATGTGCTTAGAAGACAGGGTATTGGTGTATGGCGACTGTGCCGTGAACCCGAACCCAAATGCAGAACAATTAGCAGAAATAGCTATTTCTTCTGCGGAAACAAGCTTAGCTTTCGATGTAGATCCTAAAGTAGCCATGCTTTCCTATTCATCGGGAGACTCTGGAAAAGGGGCGGAAGTTGACAAAGTAAGGGAAGCGACCAAAATAGCCAAAGAAAGAAGGCCGGACCTCAAAATAGAAGGCCCTATCCAGTACGATGCCGCGGTCGATAAGCAAGTGGGCTCCCAAAAAATGCCAGGTTCGGAAGTGGCAGGTCAAGCATCTGTGTTGATCTTTCCTGATCTTAATACTGGAAATAATACATACAAAGCGGTGCAAAGGGAAACGGGTGCAATTGCCATCGGTCCTGTGTTGCAAGGTCTGAAAAAGCCTGTCAATGACCTAAGCAGGGGTTGTACTGTTCCAGATATCATCAATACCGTAGTGATTACCGCTATACAGGCGCAAAGTATTGGTGAAGAACTTTAA
- a CDS encoding alpha/beta hydrolase: MTPTLHGIDGRQYAIYESPNNARSVLFLHGNSLSSETFASQFVPELEKEFHLVAFDFLGHGASGNSPSPSEDYSIQGMVSQVQAVVEHLELNKPIVIANSLGGHIALHYASEVGDIGGIGIFGTPPLRTVADMATAFLPTLDVGLLFKPELTSEEALVLAKVFIQVERQEILVQQILRTDPAFKTSLYQDISNWSEEDEAEIVKKSGIPILVAHGEKELGVSLEYIQQIDFPTLFERKIQVIENAFHCTQLSQPKEFNKLLLRFFKSLA; this comes from the coding sequence ATGACACCTACTCTTCACGGCATAGACGGTAGACAATACGCAATTTATGAAAGCCCTAACAATGCACGATCTGTGTTGTTTTTACACGGAAACTCATTGTCTTCCGAAACATTTGCGTCCCAATTCGTCCCTGAACTAGAGAAAGAGTTCCATCTAGTTGCCTTCGACTTTTTGGGACATGGGGCTTCGGGCAACTCACCTTCGCCCTCGGAAGACTATAGTATCCAAGGAATGGTTAGCCAAGTGCAAGCAGTGGTGGAACACCTAGAGCTGAACAAACCGATAGTGATTGCCAACTCTTTAGGAGGTCATATCGCTTTGCACTATGCCAGCGAGGTGGGAGACATTGGGGGGATTGGGATTTTTGGGACTCCTCCGCTTAGAACTGTGGCAGATATGGCAACAGCTTTTTTGCCAACATTAGACGTTGGATTGCTTTTCAAGCCTGAGCTTACATCCGAAGAAGCATTGGTACTTGCCAAAGTGTTTATCCAGGTCGAGCGCCAAGAAATATTAGTTCAGCAAATCCTCCGAACCGATCCAGCATTTAAAACTTCCCTTTACCAAGACATCTCCAACTGGAGCGAAGAGGACGAAGCCGAGATAGTGAAAAAATCGGGAATCCCTATTTTGGTAGCGCACGGAGAGAAAGAGCTTGGCGTAAGCTTGGAATATATTCAACAAATAGACTTTCCTACTCTTTTCGAAAGAAAAATCCAAGTAATTGAAAATGCCTTTCATTGTACCCAACTAAGCCAACCCAAAGAGTTTAATAAACTATTATTGAGATTCTTCAAGTCGTTAGCATAG
- a CDS encoding LuxR C-terminal-related transcriptional regulator — MKPFDVFKDFIKQFREDRKTDYKLINNLIRKNAYLTSNQFCYFVDYQKFSIVYTSAGVEKVLGYKPEEFNIEKYFDIIHPEDKELVKAIATAGFLWCKENPFEPMESVLSVTYRVRHANGHYLNSQRQSVILDRSEKNNVLATVGILTVFSGKELDTEVKYSFTGPGTAGFHVPEVDKDNTLSLSKRELMVLKLMAKGLSSKEIAEQLFISKSTVDGHRRQMLRKSGLKNSIELVVLGIKNGLV; from the coding sequence ATGAAGCCATTCGACGTGTTTAAGGACTTCATAAAGCAGTTCCGAGAAGATAGAAAAACTGATTATAAACTTATAAATAATCTCATTCGCAAAAATGCTTATCTAACAAGTAATCAGTTTTGTTACTTTGTTGACTATCAAAAATTTTCTATTGTTTATACCTCGGCAGGAGTAGAAAAAGTCCTTGGCTATAAGCCGGAAGAGTTCAACATAGAAAAATATTTTGATATCATTCACCCAGAAGATAAGGAACTGGTAAAAGCCATTGCCACAGCAGGTTTTCTTTGGTGCAAAGAAAACCCTTTTGAACCAATGGAATCCGTACTTTCTGTTACCTACAGGGTGAGGCACGCCAATGGGCATTACCTCAATTCACAACGCCAGTCGGTGATACTGGACAGAAGTGAAAAGAATAATGTGCTAGCTACGGTAGGGATTTTGACTGTATTCAGTGGAAAAGAACTTGATACTGAGGTAAAGTACTCGTTTACAGGCCCAGGAACAGCAGGTTTTCATGTGCCAGAAGTAGATAAGGACAACACTCTTTCTCTCAGTAAGCGTGAATTAATGGTGTTGAAGTTAATGGCAAAGGGACTAAGCAGCAAAGAAATTGCTGAACAGCTTTTTATCTCCAAATCGACGGTAGATGGGCACAGAAGGCAAATGCTTCGGAAGTCAGGACTGAAAAACAGTATTGAACTGGTTGTGTTGGGTATTAAAAATGGATTGGTGTAA
- a CDS encoding amidohydrolase family protein, with product MKFQKIYTLVLLLGLALNAFAQNPKAESGLFALTNATIETVTNGTIENGTLIIQDGLIAELGTDISIPEGAKTIDCTGLTLYPGMIDGGTRLGLSEIGSVPETNDYSDVGGINPQLKALTAVNPNSVAIPVTRTNGVTTVLTMPSGGLFPGTSALINLHGYTPKQMYADFEGIKLQFPRAGKRGRRDRRTPEEVEKEYKKSIKELDDFWTKAVDYAKIDSATGKARYIPELIALLPVVRKEAPLMVEVNAAKDIMKAIKWVEDKGINVIFTGVDEGWRVADSLAAAKIPVITGPVLTNPSRSSDRYDRPYANAGLMLKAGVKVAIRTADTENVRNLPFNAGFAAAYGMGKEEALKAVTIVPAEIFGVADKLGSLEKGKVANLFAADGDPFETKTQVKYLFIGGWKIPLVNRHTQLYDEFLERDPGVKK from the coding sequence ATGAAATTTCAAAAAATATATACCTTGGTTTTGCTGCTAGGATTGGCTTTGAATGCCTTTGCACAAAACCCTAAGGCGGAAAGTGGCCTATTTGCCCTTACCAACGCCACCATTGAAACAGTTACAAATGGTACGATTGAAAACGGAACGCTGATCATCCAAGACGGGCTAATTGCCGAACTCGGAACAGATATAAGTATTCCTGAAGGGGCCAAAACAATTGATTGCACTGGGCTAACACTCTACCCCGGCATGATCGATGGCGGTACTAGGCTCGGACTTTCTGAAATAGGTTCCGTACCCGAAACCAACGATTATTCGGACGTAGGTGGAATCAACCCACAACTGAAAGCGCTAACAGCGGTAAACCCAAATTCGGTTGCCATTCCCGTAACCCGTACCAATGGAGTGACTACAGTACTTACCATGCCTTCAGGAGGACTTTTCCCTGGCACATCAGCCCTCATCAACCTGCACGGGTACACTCCCAAACAGATGTATGCAGACTTTGAAGGCATCAAACTCCAATTTCCAAGAGCTGGGAAAAGAGGACGCCGGGATAGAAGAACACCAGAAGAGGTTGAAAAAGAATACAAAAAATCAATAAAGGAACTGGACGATTTCTGGACAAAAGCAGTAGATTATGCCAAAATCGATTCGGCAACTGGCAAAGCCAGATACATCCCCGAGCTCATTGCCCTATTGCCCGTAGTACGTAAAGAAGCACCGCTAATGGTAGAGGTGAATGCTGCAAAAGATATCATGAAAGCCATCAAATGGGTAGAAGATAAAGGAATCAACGTGATCTTCACAGGAGTGGACGAAGGCTGGCGAGTAGCAGATTCTTTGGCAGCAGCCAAAATCCCTGTTATCACTGGACCAGTTCTTACCAACCCAAGCCGCTCTTCTGATCGATACGACCGCCCGTATGCCAATGCAGGCTTAATGCTGAAAGCGGGTGTAAAAGTGGCTATCCGTACAGCTGATACTGAAAATGTAAGAAACTTGCCATTCAACGCAGGGTTTGCTGCGGCTTATGGAATGGGCAAAGAGGAGGCGCTAAAGGCTGTAACCATTGTTCCTGCTGAAATATTTGGCGTAGCCGATAAACTAGGTTCTTTGGAAAAGGGAAAAGTAGCTAACCTCTTCGCAGCAGACGGCGATCCTTTTGAGACCAAAACCCAAGTAAAATACTTATTCATAGGAGGTTGGAAAATCCCACTAGTAAATCGCCACACCCAGCTCTACGATGAATTTTTGGAGCGTGATCCGGGGGTGAAGAAATAG
- a CDS encoding amidohydrolase family protein yields the protein MDFQYHYLNQKRKALMLFLLLFASCVAIGQDRDDDIPAVSDTYAFTNANIVTAPGQLIEKGTIIIKKGVITAVGSGISVPAGAKEIAADSMFIYAGFIDGFSHTGIPTPKDKPSRPDDLLPASPPDDYAGIQPWRTAESFLAPKDGSVESLREAGFAIAHVAPQGKMLPGQGAIILLKGASPSEMVLKPSTSLFAQFVGASGAFPSTPIGVMTKFRGLYKNAELTYSNEKLYAQNAVGLTRPVYDKSLSAFYPVIDKKTPVFFRAEELLEAHRAMILQKDLGFTLVLTGLKQGWELAPKLKATNTKVLLSLNLPEKKEEKEEKADSTEVEKELTVFEKEYEALKKRKEEAQKMYYAQAATMQKAGVDFAFSLLDTKPKDVHKNIRLMVENGLSEADALAALTTKPASILGISSYTGTLQKGKMGNLFVSTKSYFEEESNIKYVMIDGELFEFEVKEKEDKEAPAEGIKAAGTWKYEVESPEGVYDGKMIIEGDNDDLSAKMSVNTPEGIMNVSPKNVELSGNTLSFEFDFPSQDGMLAVYVSVKIDGDSFEGTASVEGEALPITGTRVP from the coding sequence ATGGATTTTCAATACCATTATTTGAACCAAAAAAGGAAAGCGCTTATGCTGTTCCTGCTCCTTTTTGCCTCTTGCGTGGCAATTGGTCAGGATAGAGATGATGATATCCCAGCTGTGAGCGATACCTATGCATTTACGAATGCAAACATTGTCACCGCCCCAGGACAACTCATAGAAAAAGGGACGATCATCATCAAAAAAGGAGTGATCACCGCTGTGGGCAGCGGTATTTCTGTGCCAGCAGGCGCCAAGGAGATAGCAGCTGACTCTATGTTTATCTATGCAGGTTTTATTGATGGGTTTTCCCATACGGGCATTCCTACTCCAAAGGACAAACCAAGCAGACCTGACGACTTGCTTCCAGCCTCTCCACCCGACGACTATGCGGGTATCCAACCGTGGCGCACTGCGGAAAGCTTCCTCGCCCCTAAAGACGGCAGCGTAGAAAGTTTACGTGAGGCAGGTTTTGCCATTGCCCACGTTGCCCCTCAAGGGAAGATGCTTCCAGGACAAGGAGCAATTATTTTGCTGAAAGGTGCATCACCAAGCGAGATGGTCTTGAAACCAAGCACTTCACTTTTCGCACAGTTTGTCGGAGCAAGCGGAGCATTTCCTTCTACCCCCATTGGTGTGATGACCAAATTCAGAGGTCTTTACAAAAATGCGGAGCTGACGTATAGCAACGAAAAACTCTATGCGCAAAATGCCGTTGGCTTGACTCGCCCAGTCTATGACAAATCGCTCAGCGCATTTTACCCAGTAATAGACAAGAAAACTCCTGTTTTTTTCAGAGCAGAAGAGTTATTGGAAGCGCACCGTGCCATGATTTTGCAAAAAGACTTGGGCTTTACGCTCGTACTCACTGGTTTGAAACAAGGTTGGGAACTTGCTCCTAAGCTCAAAGCAACTAATACTAAAGTGTTACTTTCTTTGAACTTACCTGAGAAAAAAGAGGAAAAGGAAGAAAAAGCAGATTCTACAGAAGTAGAAAAAGAATTGACAGTATTTGAAAAAGAATACGAAGCGCTTAAAAAGCGTAAGGAAGAAGCGCAGAAGATGTATTACGCCCAAGCTGCTACTATGCAAAAAGCAGGTGTAGATTTCGCTTTTTCCCTACTGGATACCAAACCAAAAGATGTGCACAAAAATATCCGCCTAATGGTGGAAAATGGTTTGTCGGAAGCGGACGCATTGGCCGCGCTAACAACCAAGCCTGCTAGTATACTCGGCATTTCCAGCTACACGGGCACACTCCAAAAAGGAAAAATGGGCAATCTGTTTGTAAGCACCAAATCGTATTTTGAGGAGGAAAGCAATATCAAATATGTAATGATAGACGGAGAGCTTTTCGAGTTTGAAGTGAAAGAAAAAGAAGACAAAGAAGCTCCAGCCGAAGGCATAAAAGCTGCTGGCACTTGGAAATATGAAGTAGAAAGCCCCGAAGGAGTGTACGACGGAAAGATGATTATAGAAGGAGACAATGACGATTTGTCGGCAAAAATGAGTGTGAACACACCAGAGGGAATCATGAATGTGAGCCCGAAAAATGTGGAGTTGAGCGGAAACACACTTAGCTTCGAGTTCGATTTCCCAAGTCAAGATGGAATGCTTGCAGTCTATGTCTCGGTAAAAATCGATGGAGATAGCTTTGAAGGTACTGCCTCTGTGGAAGGTGAGGCATTGCCAATTACAGGAACGAGAGTTCCCTAA
- a CDS encoding amidohydrolase family protein, which yields MKKYSLLIVSLFLSLAAFAQVKKGSVLIKNGTVITITNGILENTDVLIEDGIISKIGKDLKAKKEMKTIDATGQFVMPGIIDAHSHIALTTVNEWTSPVTADVWVGDALDPLDINIYQALAGGVTISHAMHGSANVIGGQNETIKHRWGVTDPELIRMEGAPRTIKCALGENPTRVHGRGFRVRPGSRMGVEEVFRESFSLALEYQEAWKKYEADKASGVRSLAPEYNYRLQTLVDVIEGEVMIHCHSYRADEILMLMNVCKDFGIDKICFQHVNEGFKVAPELAEFGAMASVFADWWAYKFEVYYSTAFNAAILSKNGVITSINSDSGELIRHLYHEAGKTQRYGGLTDEEALKLITINPAIQLGIDKKVGSLEEGKQGDVVIFNAHPLSVYAIPQKTLVDGVVYFDIENDADDMRIFADPEQVVEEPVFANDHDHDSCMEGAEQAFQFLFMGKSK from the coding sequence ATGAAAAAATATAGTTTACTAATAGTAAGCCTTTTCTTATCTCTTGCTGCTTTTGCTCAAGTGAAAAAGGGAAGCGTACTGATTAAAAACGGAACGGTGATCACCATCACCAATGGCATACTGGAAAACACAGATGTGCTGATAGAGGACGGCATTATCTCTAAAATTGGCAAAGACCTCAAAGCCAAAAAAGAAATGAAGACCATAGACGCCACGGGACAATTTGTGATGCCTGGCATTATCGATGCACATTCGCACATCGCACTCACCACAGTGAACGAGTGGACAAGTCCCGTAACTGCTGATGTTTGGGTAGGCGATGCACTCGACCCCTTGGACATCAATATTTACCAAGCCCTTGCTGGTGGGGTAACTATTTCTCATGCCATGCACGGCTCTGCCAATGTGATTGGTGGGCAAAACGAGACCATAAAGCACCGCTGGGGCGTAACCGACCCTGAGCTTATCCGCATGGAAGGTGCTCCTCGTACCATCAAATGTGCTTTGGGAGAAAACCCGACCCGTGTACACGGCAGAGGATTTAGAGTTCGCCCAGGTAGCAGAATGGGTGTTGAGGAAGTTTTTAGGGAATCGTTTTCTTTGGCACTAGAATACCAAGAAGCTTGGAAAAAATACGAAGCGGACAAAGCTAGTGGAGTTCGTTCATTGGCTCCTGAATACAACTACAGGCTGCAAACATTAGTAGATGTGATAGAAGGCGAAGTAATGATCCATTGCCATTCATACAGAGCTGATGAGATCTTGATGCTCATGAACGTGTGTAAGGATTTTGGTATCGACAAGATTTGTTTCCAGCACGTAAACGAAGGCTTTAAAGTAGCTCCCGAGCTTGCCGAATTTGGCGCGATGGCCTCGGTTTTTGCCGACTGGTGGGCGTACAAATTTGAAGTATATTACTCAACAGCTTTCAACGCTGCTATTCTTTCTAAAAACGGGGTAATCACTTCTATCAATTCTGATTCAGGAGAGCTTATCCGCCACCTTTACCACGAGGCGGGCAAAACCCAACGCTATGGTGGCCTTACCGATGAAGAAGCGTTAAAGCTGATCACCATCAATCCTGCTATTCAGCTGGGAATTGACAAAAAAGTTGGTTCGCTAGAAGAAGGCAAGCAAGGCGATGTGGTAATTTTCAATGCTCACCCGCTTTCAGTATATGCCATTCCCCAAAAAACATTGGTAGATGGAGTAGTGTATTTCGACATCGAAAACGATGCTGATGATATGCGAATTTTTGCCGATCCAGAGCAAGTGGTAGAAGAACCTGTTTTTGCTAATGACCACGACCATGACAGCTGCATGGAAGGTGCTGAACAGGCATTCCAATTCTTGTTTATGGGAAAATCGAAGTAA
- a CDS encoding acetate kinase codes for MKILVINTGSSSIKYQLFDMEKDDVLTSGVVEKIGESMSQIKHVIHPDSAEEKVKKEELKLQDHREGMLRVNELLMDKEFGVINSADEIFAVGHRAVHGGELFKKTVVIDQEVKDGIKKLSPLAPLHNPLNLIGIEVAEEVFPNATHVAVFDTAFHQTMPKRAYRYAVPKELYHENGVRAYGFHGTSHLFVSKAAADYLDKPLESLNTITVHLGNGCSMAAVQGGKCIDTSMGLSPLGGLVMGTRSGDIDPALFFFLGKTLGKSFDEIDKLLNKESGMKGLTGQNDLRDIEARKDAGEEEAITALDIYCYRIRKYIGSYIAALGGVDVIVFTAGVGENSPFVRKHSLEGLEKLGIEIDEEVNDQRAREPIEISTPASKVKVLVIPTNEELEIAHQTYDVVR; via the coding sequence ATGAAAATATTGGTAATAAATACAGGAAGTTCATCTATCAAATATCAATTGTTTGATATGGAGAAGGACGATGTGCTTACTTCGGGGGTGGTTGAAAAAATAGGCGAATCTATGAGTCAAATCAAGCATGTAATCCATCCAGACTCAGCTGAGGAGAAAGTCAAAAAGGAAGAGTTGAAATTGCAAGACCACAGAGAAGGTATGCTGAGAGTAAACGAGCTGCTGATGGATAAGGAGTTTGGTGTAATAAATTCTGCGGATGAAATTTTTGCGGTAGGTCATAGAGCGGTACACGGTGGCGAGCTTTTCAAAAAAACAGTGGTGATTGACCAAGAAGTGAAAGATGGAATAAAGAAGCTTTCCCCTCTAGCTCCTTTGCACAATCCGCTCAATTTGATAGGGATTGAAGTTGCCGAAGAGGTTTTCCCCAATGCTACCCACGTGGCTGTTTTTGACACTGCTTTTCACCAGACTATGCCAAAAAGGGCTTATCGCTACGCTGTTCCCAAAGAGCTTTACCACGAAAATGGTGTGCGAGCTTATGGTTTTCATGGTACTTCTCACTTATTTGTATCAAAAGCAGCTGCGGATTATTTAGATAAGCCGCTTGAAAGTTTGAATACGATTACCGTGCACCTTGGCAACGGCTGTAGTATGGCTGCGGTACAAGGTGGGAAATGTATAGATACTAGCATGGGGTTGAGTCCGCTCGGAGGTCTTGTAATGGGTACGAGAAGTGGCGATATCGACCCTGCGCTTTTCTTTTTTCTAGGGAAAACATTAGGGAAATCCTTTGACGAAATAGACAAACTACTGAACAAAGAAAGCGGCATGAAAGGCTTGACCGGGCAAAATGACCTAAGGGACATAGAAGCGAGAAAAGATGCCGGTGAAGAAGAAGCCATTACAGCTTTGGATATTTATTGCTATCGTATCAGAAAATACATTGGTTCCTACATTGCCGCATTAGGCGGAGTAGATGTGATCGTGTTTACTGCTGGGGTGGGAGAAAATAGTCCATTCGTGAGAAAACATTCATTAGAAGGCTTGGAGAAACTGGGTATTGAAATAGATGAAGAAGTAAACGATCAACGGGCAAGAGAACCTATAGAAATTAGTACTCCTGCTAGTAAGGTAAAAGTGTTGGTCATCCCAACCAACGAAGAGCTAGAAATAGCCCATCAGACGTATGATGTAGTGAGATAA